From one Planktothrix sp. FACHB-1365 genomic stretch:
- a CDS encoding ATP-grasp domain-containing protein — translation MDLLEYQAKTLFRQMSIPVLPSQRIDQAQDLKGLTIPYPVVLKSQVRAGGRGKAGGIRFVENTIDAVAAAQMIFNLPIRGECPQVLLAEAKYDADRELYLAVTLDPGSRRPVLLGSQQGGVNVEATLSKIQQVIVDQDFSPFYARRLMLKMGLEGDLILSVSTIVEKMYRLFVEKDLDLVEINPLGISPTGEVMALDGKVIANSGALGRHEDLILLLKAQQTYHAVSLPKIADELFHPQLNLVELEGNMGILCNGAGLTMATLDLVMQSSGKPANFLNLGGADHYEITEDFRQRLYRGIDLVTQSKQVKVVIANLWVQPTIRFPLLVEIAGYLKRKARTTNLPQFVFRLAGIDLESCREQFADLPVNLFDRLDLAVVAAINLAK, via the coding sequence ATGGATTTGCTAGAGTATCAAGCTAAAACGTTATTTCGTCAAATGTCGATTCCGGTTTTACCGTCACAACGGATTGATCAAGCTCAGGATTTGAAGGGTTTGACCATTCCCTATCCGGTGGTGCTTAAATCCCAAGTCCGGGCGGGGGGACGGGGAAAAGCCGGAGGGATTCGGTTTGTGGAAAATACCATTGATGCGGTCGCTGCGGCCCAAATGATTTTTAATTTACCCATTCGCGGTGAATGTCCCCAAGTCCTCTTGGCCGAAGCCAAATATGATGCAGATCGGGAATTATATTTAGCCGTTACCTTAGATCCGGGATCACGGCGTCCGGTGTTATTGGGCTCACAACAGGGAGGGGTGAATGTAGAAGCTACCCTCTCCAAAATTCAGCAAGTGATTGTCGATCAGGATTTTTCCCCGTTTTATGCTCGACGGTTAATGTTGAAAATGGGATTAGAGGGAGATTTAATTCTCTCGGTGAGTACCATTGTTGAAAAAATGTATCGTTTGTTTGTTGAGAAAGATTTAGATCTAGTTGAAATTAATCCGTTAGGGATTAGTCCGACGGGTGAAGTCATGGCACTAGATGGCAAAGTGATTGCCAATAGTGGCGCCTTGGGACGACATGAAGACTTGATTTTGCTTTTGAAAGCCCAACAAACCTATCATGCGGTTTCCCTACCGAAAATTGCAGATGAATTGTTTCATCCCCAACTAAATTTAGTGGAATTAGAAGGGAATATGGGGATTTTATGTAATGGGGCTGGCTTAACCATGGCAACCTTAGATTTAGTCATGCAATCTTCTGGTAAACCTGCAAATTTTCTCAATTTAGGTGGGGCGGATCACTATGAAATTACAGAAGATTTTCGCCAACGATTATATCGGGGAATTGATTTAGTAACTCAATCCAAACAGGTTAAGGTTGTGATTGCAAATCTCTGGGTTCAACCCACGATTCGTTTCCCTCTTTTAGTGGAAATTGCCGGGTATTTAAAACGCAAAGCTCGGACAACTAATTTACCTCAATTTGTGTTTCGGTTAGCTGGAATTGATCTCGAATCCTGTCGAGAACAGTTTGCTGATTTACCTGTAAATTTATTTGATCGGTTAGATTTAGCTGTGGTTGCAGCGATTAATTTAGCGAAATAG
- a CDS encoding CoA-binding protein, whose amino-acid sequence MNLTPDSKVIVQGTTISPSLTQAVVQMKTYGTQIVACVSPGQGGQELSEIPVFDLVEQAIASVGEIDISVIFVHPYQVLDAALEAMAAGIRQLIIVTEGMPPLDMVHLVRKAEVTETLVIGPNCSGIIIPDQLLLGTHPSEFYKPGNVGLLSRSSTLTYEVAAELTQAGLGQSVAVSIGSDFIVGSSFLQWLEILDEDENTEVIVLVGEMGGTSEEEAASYIAEAIDKPVVAYIAGLHAPATKLLGHASLLMTSKVVSNMVDAGTVESKIAAFKTAEVLVAERPSEIPILVKKALKRRKK is encoded by the coding sequence ATGAATTTAACTCCTGATAGTAAAGTGATCGTACAGGGTACAACGATCTCGCCTTCCTTAACCCAAGCGGTTGTACAAATGAAAACCTACGGGACTCAGATTGTCGCCTGTGTCAGTCCGGGTCAGGGAGGGCAGGAGTTAAGTGAAATTCCAGTTTTTGATTTAGTTGAACAAGCCATTGCCAGTGTCGGCGAAATCGATATTAGCGTGATTTTTGTTCATCCTTATCAAGTTTTAGATGCGGCTTTAGAAGCAATGGCGGCGGGAATTCGTCAGTTAATTATTGTTACTGAAGGAATGCCGCCTTTAGATATGGTACATTTAGTCCGCAAAGCAGAAGTTACAGAAACTTTAGTAATTGGCCCTAATTGTTCAGGGATTATTATTCCAGATCAATTATTATTAGGAACTCACCCCAGTGAATTTTATAAACCGGGAAATGTAGGATTATTAAGTCGAAGTAGTACCTTAACTTATGAAGTGGCGGCAGAATTAACCCAAGCGGGATTAGGTCAATCGGTGGCGGTGAGTATTGGGAGTGATTTTATTGTGGGTTCTTCTTTTTTACAATGGTTAGAAATTTTAGATGAAGATGAAAATACAGAGGTGATTGTTTTAGTGGGAGAAATGGGGGGAACTAGCGAAGAAGAAGCGGCTTCTTATATTGCTGAAGCTATTGATAAACCCGTTGTTGCTTATATTGCCGGGTTACACGCCCCAGCCACTAAACTTTTAGGTCATGCTAGTTTATTAATGACTTCAAAAGTTGTTAGTAATATGGTAGATGCGGGTACGGTTGAAAGTAAAATTGCGGCTTTTAAAACGGCAGAAGTTCTCGTTGCAGAACGTCCTTCGGAAATTCCAATTTTAGTTAAAAAAGCACTCAAAAGACGGAAGAAATAA
- a CDS encoding Uma2 family endonuclease → METNILTLPPILTLKLDLTQEQFWQLCQENHDLQFERTATGELIIMPPTGGNTGKRNVKLITQLDLWNSKTHLGEVFDSNTGFTLPNGADRSPDASWVSRERWEALTPEQQEKFIPLCPDFVVELMSPSDRLEKTRQKMQEYQENGAKLGWLINRKQQQIEIYRLNQDVEILDYPNEISGEDILPGFVLDLTTIW, encoded by the coding sequence ATGGAAACCAATATTCTAACTTTACCCCCCATTTTAACATTAAAACTCGATTTAACTCAGGAACAATTTTGGCAACTGTGTCAAGAAAATCATGATTTGCAATTTGAACGCACGGCGACAGGAGAGTTAATTATTATGCCACCTACGGGAGGAAATACGGGGAAACGAAATGTTAAACTCATCACTCAATTGGATTTATGGAATTCTAAAACCCATTTAGGTGAAGTGTTTGACTCAAATACGGGTTTTACCCTCCCTAATGGTGCTGACCGTTCTCCTGATGCGTCTTGGGTAAGTCGAGAACGTTGGGAAGCGTTAACTCCTGAACAACAAGAGAAATTTATCCCCTTATGTCCTGATTTTGTGGTGGAGTTAATGTCTCCCAGTGACCGTTTAGAAAAAACTCGTCAAAAAATGCAAGAATATCAAGAAAATGGGGCAAAATTAGGATGGTTAATTAATCGGAAACAGCAACAAATTGAAATCTATCGCTTGAATCAAGACGTGGAAATTTTAGATTATCCAAACGAAATTTCAGGAGAGGATATTTTACCCGGTTTTGTGTTAGATTTAACTACAATTTGGTAA
- a CDS encoding alpha-2-macroglobulin: MRNFTQFRLIRRRFIFVFLFILTLVGCRIISHAPVSEVIPMVADLPKPQLPNWIETINPLGDSPELSQIHVIFKDPLIPVENLDSSRQKQLLNNFEITPKIPGEFRFLTPKMVGFQADQALPLATRLQVTLKKGLADLNQHQLDQDIAWTFATEPIKLSNLPGSKEQPGSPENPLGLNPQLKFNSNVELDLNSLKQHLQLISKKTNQVIPVEVKLAEPEDNKTPVEPDVKFNPAVQTKEYSVTPKQPLQTATQYQFKITPGLRPAQGNLETQVEISSLVKTYDTLKFISLELPGKASIEGTSGRFVTGNPQLQFNNGIIAESALKNITLKPAPKANIKLIQAYDNNDIITLNPWALEPQTNYTITIGGELEDQFNQKLGKPVTITHKTGDLTPDIFVPSGLNIFPFQQDLQLNISTLNLPQSQYQASYNVVQPTDLVYTDSAYPRTEGKTLLLPVEKWATFEASTPKNKIQETPINLREKLGGNTGMLAYGVSAKTTQYQREGQQKWSEPQFYGLVQLTNLGVFAQWFPESGLVRVHHLDNGSVAEKVSVDIYPSQLEAKSYPQPKACATGTTDKQGMLVLNSQQLQQCMKGKRFAKAPALLVIAKEGKDWAFTRTFSDSGAYGYGIDANWEDQQILSRGVIFSDRQLYKPGEKIALTGIAYSLEQGILKPNKNESYTVTLENPKKQTQTLGEYKTNEFATFSVELPLTENQPLGNYIVRAKNQNGVEILGNFRVAEFKPPNFKLDLNLSQQFAKIGETITANAKSEYLFGSPVAEGLAQYYVTRTATDFSPKGWDNYSFGRQWFWPEEKPNVSDSVLQENQPLDVQGLGSKTVTVAKDLPYPMTYRVDVEVTDISNLSVANSQSFIALPSHRLIGLKTPFIGEAGKALPIDIIVTDDQGKPLENIGVNLQLQKMDYSQVTRVVEGAQTNKNQIQYQTVDQIEVTSGAKEQTVSLNPSESGSYRIQANFTDTKDEITATDLQIWVTGNEFVNWGGVDENRLEIKLNKTTYKPGETATALIQSPYPEGELYFAVVRDKPLYETVMKVKGSAPEIKFQVTPEMLPNAAVEAVLVRQGKPISELEPGSLENLAKIGLTPFNINLEDQYLKVQVNPQHNKLEPSSEQTLNLTLKDAKNQPVRGQLTVMVVNDSILQLNGYRPPNLTETVYAEQPISTRFSDNRPAVILNQVASPLAKGWGYGGGLSTATANPRIRKEFQPLAFYNGSIVTDNQGKATVNFKVPDDLTTWRVMVVATDGNLKFGSEETTFITTQALISNPILPQFARPGDRILAGLSITNLTEEQGNLNITGTVNGGIQFSPGNTNQQTLKTKAEAGTNAYRFPILVKQAGNAKVEFKTEFNNKFDGFEVPLEVKTFNVIEQVIESGRTTNSITIPLNISKKVVPDVGGLEINLASTLIPQLTAAAEQVFNQDEWPFLEPGVSELLIAANLEILGKKYNQNFSKLQLSKRAKTALAQIKTLQKENGGISAYPGSRLSDPLLSAYTGEALAQATKAGFAVDSQVINSLKTYLIQGVDNPGKYDFCTEDVCKNEIRLNALIALDNLGEKRSDFLDTILQNFEEFDAVNQIKLVRYLSQFPQWKEEYNRLFKQVQKQIYITGRSATLNFPQGYRWLNSPTTIQSQGLRLAIAQNPQSQIVDKLVQSLLNLRQDGTWGSSYDNAQALTALVAYAGTETTPPNFNVAIKLGNQTLGETQFKGYKDSSYRLNVPMSELPKGKNDLILQQSNQGLLNYWVAYRYRLEGNQPGRLNGLRITRTIRPANEDKVLQTIDLNSPQQLLKVQPGQVFDIGLDIITDHPIDQVMITDPLPAGFEAIDASFKTSNLAVQAQKSSWEINYQTIYKDRIIAYSDRLEPGVYQLHYLVRSVTPGEYLWPGAEAKLQYTPEEFGRSASTTLLVSKP, encoded by the coding sequence ATGAGAAATTTTACCCAATTTCGCCTAATTCGGCGGCGGTTTATCTTCGTTTTTCTATTTATCTTAACTCTGGTGGGATGTCGCATCATTAGTCATGCTCCCGTTAGCGAAGTGATTCCGATGGTGGCTGATTTACCCAAACCCCAACTTCCTAACTGGATTGAAACTATTAATCCGTTAGGGGATAGTCCAGAATTAAGCCAAATTCATGTTATTTTTAAAGATCCTTTAATTCCGGTTGAAAATTTAGACAGTTCCCGACAAAAACAACTTTTAAACAACTTTGAAATTACCCCTAAAATACCCGGAGAATTTCGATTTTTAACCCCGAAAATGGTCGGATTTCAAGCTGATCAAGCCTTACCTTTAGCCACTCGGTTACAAGTCACTCTGAAAAAAGGATTAGCCGATTTAAACCAACATCAATTAGACCAAGATATTGCCTGGACATTTGCCACCGAACCGATAAAATTATCAAATTTACCCGGAAGTAAAGAACAACCTGGCTCTCCAGAAAATCCTTTAGGATTAAACCCCCAACTCAAATTTAATTCTAACGTAGAATTAGATTTAAACTCTTTAAAACAACATTTACAATTGATTTCAAAAAAAACAAATCAAGTTATTCCAGTTGAGGTTAAACTCGCCGAACCAGAAGACAATAAAACCCCGGTTGAACCCGATGTTAAATTTAATCCGGCTGTTCAAACCAAAGAATATAGTGTTACGCCTAAACAACCCTTACAAACTGCTACCCAATATCAATTTAAAATCACACCGGGGTTACGTCCAGCGCAAGGAAATTTAGAGACTCAAGTTGAGATTTCTAGCTTAGTTAAAACCTATGATACCTTAAAATTTATCAGTTTAGAACTTCCCGGTAAAGCGAGTATAGAAGGAACATCAGGACGATTTGTAACCGGAAACCCCCAACTACAATTTAATAATGGAATTATTGCAGAATCTGCCCTTAAAAATATAACCCTTAAACCTGCACCTAAAGCCAATATTAAATTAATCCAAGCCTATGATAATAATGATATTATTACCTTGAATCCTTGGGCTTTAGAACCTCAAACCAATTATACAATTACCATAGGGGGAGAACTTGAAGATCAATTTAATCAGAAATTAGGCAAACCTGTTACTATTACTCATAAAACCGGAGATTTAACCCCCGATATTTTTGTCCCTTCAGGACTCAATATTTTTCCCTTTCAACAAGATTTACAACTCAATATTTCCACATTAAATTTACCTCAATCTCAATATCAAGCGAGTTATAACGTTGTTCAACCGACAGATTTAGTTTATACCGATAGTGCTTACCCCAGAACCGAGGGCAAAACTCTATTGCTTCCGGTAGAAAAATGGGCAACGTTTGAGGCTTCTACCCCAAAAAATAAAATTCAAGAAACCCCGATTAATTTACGAGAAAAATTAGGGGGAAATACAGGAATGTTAGCTTATGGAGTAAGCGCAAAAACGACTCAATATCAACGAGAAGGTCAACAAAAATGGAGTGAACCTCAATTTTATGGACTGGTACAGTTAACTAACTTAGGAGTCTTTGCTCAATGGTTTCCCGAATCAGGATTAGTCCGAGTTCATCACTTAGATAATGGTTCCGTTGCTGAGAAGGTATCAGTGGATATTTATCCCTCTCAACTGGAGGCAAAATCCTATCCTCAACCCAAAGCTTGTGCAACGGGAACAACTGACAAGCAGGGAATGTTAGTATTGAATTCTCAACAGTTACAGCAATGTATGAAGGGGAAACGATTTGCTAAAGCTCCGGCGTTATTAGTCATTGCTAAAGAAGGCAAAGATTGGGCATTTACTCGAACTTTTTCCGATAGTGGAGCTTACGGTTATGGAATTGATGCCAATTGGGAAGACCAACAAATTTTATCACGGGGAGTGATTTTTTCCGACCGTCAACTTTATAAACCTGGAGAAAAAATTGCCTTAACAGGTATCGCCTACTCCTTAGAACAGGGAATTTTAAAACCCAATAAAAATGAAAGTTATACCGTGACCTTAGAAAATCCTAAAAAGCAAACCCAAACGTTAGGAGAGTATAAAACCAACGAATTTGCAACATTTTCTGTAGAATTACCCTTAACAGAAAATCAACCTTTAGGAAATTATATTGTTCGGGCAAAAAATCAAAATGGAGTGGAAATTTTGGGGAATTTTCGTGTCGCTGAATTTAAACCCCCTAATTTTAAACTAGACCTAAATTTAAGCCAACAATTTGCCAAAATTGGAGAAACAATTACGGCGAATGCTAAGAGTGAATATTTGTTTGGTTCTCCCGTTGCAGAGGGTTTAGCTCAATATTATGTCACCCGAACAGCAACGGATTTTAGTCCGAAAGGATGGGATAATTATTCCTTTGGTCGTCAATGGTTTTGGCCGGAAGAAAAACCGAATGTTTCTGATAGTGTGTTGCAAGAAAATCAACCGTTAGATGTACAGGGTTTGGGAAGTAAAACCGTTACCGTTGCTAAGGATTTACCTTATCCTATGACCTACCGTGTTGATGTAGAAGTAACGGATATTTCTAATTTATCCGTTGCCAATTCTCAATCGTTTATTGCCCTTCCGAGTCATCGTTTAATAGGGTTAAAAACCCCCTTTATTGGAGAAGCAGGTAAAGCCTTACCCATTGATATAATTGTCACAGATGATCAAGGAAAACCCTTAGAAAATATTGGGGTAAATTTGCAATTGCAAAAAATGGATTATAGCCAGGTTACACGGGTTGTAGAAGGCGCACAAACCAACAAAAACCAAATTCAATATCAAACAGTTGATCAAATTGAGGTAACGTCCGGTGCTAAAGAACAAACGGTTTCTTTAAATCCTTCTGAGTCGGGTTCCTATCGAATTCAGGCGAATTTTACTGATACAAAAGATGAAATTACAGCCACAGATTTACAAATTTGGGTAACAGGAAATGAATTCGTGAACTGGGGAGGAGTAGACGAGAATCGTTTAGAAATTAAACTCAATAAAACCACCTATAAACCTGGAGAAACTGCAACGGCTTTAATTCAATCTCCCTATCCTGAAGGAGAATTATATTTTGCCGTCGTCCGTGATAAACCTTTGTATGAAACGGTGATGAAAGTCAAAGGAAGCGCGCCTGAAATCAAGTTTCAAGTGACTCCTGAAATGTTACCGAATGCAGCAGTTGAAGCGGTATTAGTGCGACAAGGAAAACCGATTTCTGAACTTGAACCGGGGAGCTTAGAAAACTTAGCTAAAATTGGGTTAACACCGTTTAATATTAATCTCGAAGATCAATATCTCAAAGTCCAAGTTAATCCTCAACACAACAAGCTAGAACCCAGTTCTGAACAAACCTTAAATCTAACTTTAAAAGATGCAAAAAATCAACCTGTTCGCGGACAATTGACGGTAATGGTGGTGAATGATTCGATTTTACAACTTAATGGTTATCGTCCCCCCAATTTAACCGAAACAGTCTATGCTGAACAACCGATTTCCACCCGATTTAGTGATAATCGTCCGGCGGTTATTTTAAATCAAGTCGCTTCTCCATTAGCAAAAGGTTGGGGTTATGGAGGCGGTTTATCCACTGCAACTGCTAATCCTCGAATTCGTAAAGAATTTCAACCTTTAGCCTTTTATAACGGTTCAATTGTTACGGATAATCAAGGAAAAGCAACAGTTAATTTCAAGGTTCCTGATGATTTGACGACTTGGCGAGTGATGGTTGTCGCAACGGATGGAAATCTTAAATTTGGTTCGGAGGAAACCACATTTATTACCACTCAAGCGTTAATTTCTAATCCCATTTTACCTCAATTTGCTCGTCCTGGCGATCGCATTTTAGCCGGATTATCCATTACTAATTTAACGGAAGAACAAGGCAACTTAAATATTACGGGAACTGTTAATGGCGGGATTCAATTTTCACCGGGAAATACCAATCAACAAACTTTAAAAACTAAAGCTGAAGCTGGAACAAATGCTTACCGTTTTCCAATTTTAGTCAAACAAGCAGGTAACGCTAAAGTTGAGTTCAAAACGGAATTTAACAACAAATTCGATGGGTTTGAAGTGCCTTTAGAAGTTAAAACGTTTAACGTTATTGAACAAGTCATTGAGTCAGGACGCACGACGAATTCCATCACCATTCCCCTGAATATTAGTAAAAAAGTTGTTCCCGATGTGGGAGGATTAGAAATTAATTTAGCGAGTACCTTAATTCCTCAATTAACGGCTGCTGCTGAACAAGTTTTTAATCAAGACGAATGGCCGTTTCTGGAACCTGGGGTGAGTGAATTGCTAATCGCTGCTAATTTGGAAATTCTGGGTAAAAAATATAATCAAAATTTCAGCAAATTGCAGTTATCTAAACGTGCTAAAACCGCTTTAGCTCAGATTAAGACGTTACAGAAGGAAAATGGTGGGATTTCAGCTTATCCGGGTTCAAGACTCTCCGATCCGCTTCTTTCTGCCTATACGGGGGAAGCCTTAGCTCAAGCTACAAAAGCGGGGTTTGCTGTTGATTCTCAGGTGATTAATTCCCTCAAAACCTATTTAATCCAAGGGGTTGATAACCCTGGAAAATATGACTTTTGTACCGAGGACGTTTGTAAAAATGAAATTCGGTTAAATGCGTTAATAGCTTTGGATAATCTGGGAGAAAAACGCAGTGATTTCCTAGATACTATCTTGCAAAACTTTGAGGAATTTGATGCTGTTAACCAAATTAAATTAGTACGTTATTTATCCCAATTTCCTCAATGGAAAGAAGAGTATAATCGTCTCTTTAAGCAAGTGCAGAAACAGATCTATATCACCGGAAGAAGTGCGACGCTCAATTTCCCCCAAGGCTACCGTTGGTTAAATTCTCCGACAACTATTCAATCCCAAGGATTACGTTTAGCGATCGCCCAAAATCCCCAATCTCAAATCGTTGATAAACTGGTACAAAGTTTATTGAATCTGCGTCAAGATGGCACTTGGGGAAGCAGTTATGATAATGCACAAGCGTTAACAGCTTTAGTTGCTTATGCAGGAACAGAAACGACACCTCCTAATTTTAATGTTGCCATTAAATTAGGCAATCAAACCCTAGGAGAAACTCAATTTAAGGGCTACAAAGATTCGAGTTATCGTTTGAATGTACCGATGTCAGAATTACCGAAAGGCAAAAACGATTTGATCTTACAACAATCAAATCAAGGTTTATTAAATTATTGGGTTGCTTATCGATATCGTTTAGAAGGAAATCAACCGGGACGATTAAATGGGTTAAGAATTACCCGAACAATTCGTCCGGCTAATGAGGATAAAGTCTTACAAACCATTGATTTAAACTCTCCTCAACAGCTTTTGAAAGTTCAACCCGGACAAGTGTTTGATATTGGGTTAGATATTATTACGGATCATCCTATTGATCAAGTGATGATTACTGATCCCCTTCCGGCTGGATTTGAAGCGATTGATGCTAGTTTTAAAACCAGTAATTTGGCAGTACAGGCTCAAAAAAGTAGTTGGGAAATTAACTATCAAACCATTTACAAAGATCGAATTATTGCCTATAGTGATCGTTTAGAACCGGGGGTTTATCAACTGCATTATTTAGTTCGGTCTGTCACGCCAGGAGAATATTTATGGCCCGGAGCAGAAGCTAAATTACAATATACTCCTGAAGAATTTGGTCGCAGTGCATCAACAACTTTATTAGTTTCTAAACCTTAG
- a CDS encoding glycosyltransferase family 2 protein, translating to MPKQSWPEKDADSLCNGDVKALTSDQDYPDSSPAWKSQRNQQDSGVSGNGASMVYPSVNVATPHAGTSFSPKESDFKVCSQWYQGRRQKAAVALSLIWGGIIILHFVSWGMGFILGLTGLLSIHALRIFLAKTRSFEEILPEQSQQNWPYVSLLVAAKNEEAVIGRLVKNLCSLDYPSDCYELWVVDDNSSDQTSVILEKLAQDYQQLKVLRRSGNATGGKSGALNQVLPLTQGEILGVFDADAQIAPDMLRHVVPLFNTEQVGAVQVRKAIANASENFWTRSQAAEMALDAYFQEQRITIGGIGELRGNGQFVRRQALLSCGGWNEETITDDLDLTIRLHLDQWDIECLSFPPVNEEGVTHFKALWHQRNRWAEGGYQRYLDYWRLILRNRMGTSKTIDLLGFWITQYILPTAAVPDLVLSLIQRRLPLTTPLTCFTLTLSLLGMFFGLQRIRQTQPLTLWIDTVRGTVYMLHWLLVVGSTTARISIRPKQLKWVKTVHQGTRTDAPWHVSE from the coding sequence ATGCCAAAACAGTCTTGGCCAGAAAAGGATGCTGACAGCTTATGCAACGGTGATGTAAAAGCGCTAACCAGTGATCAAGACTATCCTGATTCATCTCCGGCTTGGAAATCTCAACGGAATCAGCAGGATAGTGGGGTCAGTGGGAATGGAGCCTCAATGGTTTATCCCTCGGTAAATGTCGCTACTCCACACGCTGGCACGAGTTTTTCCCCCAAAGAGTCAGACTTCAAAGTTTGCTCCCAGTGGTATCAAGGTCGTAGACAGAAAGCGGCCGTTGCCCTGAGCTTAATTTGGGGTGGAATCATTATTCTACATTTTGTTTCTTGGGGAATGGGATTTATCCTCGGTTTAACGGGTTTATTATCCATTCATGCCTTAAGAATATTTTTAGCCAAAACCCGATCTTTTGAGGAAATTTTACCAGAACAATCCCAACAAAATTGGCCTTATGTTTCGTTATTAGTCGCCGCTAAAAATGAAGAAGCCGTCATTGGTCGTCTGGTTAAAAATCTCTGTAGCTTAGATTATCCCAGTGATTGCTATGAACTTTGGGTTGTTGATGATAATAGTAGCGATCAAACCTCTGTTATTCTGGAAAAACTCGCCCAAGACTATCAACAACTTAAGGTATTACGGCGTTCAGGAAATGCTACGGGTGGAAAATCAGGAGCTTTAAATCAAGTCTTACCCTTAACTCAAGGGGAGATTTTAGGGGTTTTTGATGCCGATGCTCAAATCGCACCGGATATGTTACGCCACGTTGTTCCCCTCTTCAATACCGAACAGGTGGGGGCTGTCCAAGTGCGGAAAGCCATTGCCAATGCCTCGGAAAATTTTTGGACTCGTTCTCAAGCCGCAGAGATGGCTTTAGATGCTTATTTTCAAGAACAACGAATTACCATTGGTGGCATTGGAGAACTCCGGGGAAATGGGCAGTTTGTCCGACGTCAGGCTTTATTAAGTTGTGGGGGTTGGAATGAAGAAACCATTACCGATGATTTAGATTTAACAATCCGATTACATTTGGATCAATGGGATATTGAATGTTTGTCCTTTCCCCCCGTCAATGAAGAGGGCGTTACCCATTTTAAAGCCTTATGGCATCAACGCAATCGGTGGGCAGAAGGCGGTTATCAACGCTATTTAGATTATTGGCGTTTAATTCTCCGTAATCGCATGGGAACTTCAAAAACCATCGATTTGCTCGGTTTTTGGATCACTCAATATATCTTACCGACGGCGGCGGTTCCTGATTTGGTACTGTCTTTAATTCAACGCCGTTTACCCTTAACAACGCCCTTAACTTGTTTTACCCTCACCCTGTCTTTATTGGGAATGTTTTTTGGTTTACAACGAATCCGCCAAACCCAACCCCTAACCCTTTGGATTGATACTGTTCGGGGTACGGTCTATATGCTTCACTGGTTATTAGTGGTCGGGAGTACAACGGCTCGGATTTCGATTCGTCCCAAACAACTGAAATGGGTCAAGACCGTTCATCAAGGAACCCGTACAGACGCGCCATGGCACGTCTCTGAATGA
- a CDS encoding universal stress protein codes for MIKKILVAVAGRGLCEEMLNMLLDIPSFQQAAVTVLHVVPPQVSSDTMSEKLEEGGKILAEAVKSIHLDSKQITPQLKQGDPKDIVCQVADQEDAGLIIMGSRGLGRIQSILENSVSQYVFQLTSRPMLLVKDDTYVKKLRKIMVAVDGSDSSKQCLQLAISFAKDLPGAQLVLVHINKDLSGKSSEDFSMNAEKDPILAPAIEEAKRMGISYRCVSGIGKPGPELCRVAEEVNADLLMLGSPDRRPNVAKSFIDLDRLLGSSLSDYVRVYAGCPVLLTRTTSA; via the coding sequence ATGATAAAAAAAATTCTAGTTGCTGTTGCAGGTCGGGGATTGTGCGAAGAAATGCTGAATATGCTGTTGGATATCCCCTCCTTCCAACAAGCTGCTGTTACTGTTCTGCACGTTGTTCCCCCTCAAGTTAGTTCAGATACAATGTCAGAAAAGTTAGAGGAGGGGGGAAAAATTCTGGCGGAGGCTGTTAAATCAATTCACCTTGACTCTAAACAAATTACTCCTCAACTGAAACAAGGTGACCCTAAAGATATTGTCTGTCAAGTGGCTGACCAGGAAGATGCGGGTTTAATTATTATGGGTTCACGGGGTTTGGGACGCATTCAATCCATCCTGGAAAACTCCGTTAGTCAATATGTGTTTCAATTAACCAGTCGTCCGATGCTATTAGTTAAGGACGATACCTATGTCAAAAAACTCCGCAAAATTATGGTAGCGGTAGATGGTTCTGACTCCTCTAAACAGTGTTTACAGTTGGCGATTTCCTTTGCTAAAGATCTCCCCGGTGCTCAACTGGTTTTAGTCCATATTAACAAAGATTTATCCGGGAAATCGAGTGAAGATTTCAGTATGAATGCTGAAAAAGACCCAATTTTAGCCCCTGCGATTGAAGAAGCAAAACGCATGGGAATTAGTTACCGTTGTGTCAGTGGGATTGGTAAACCTGGCCCGGAATTATGTCGGGTTGCTGAAGAAGTGAACGCTGATTTATTGATGTTGGGTTCCCCAGACCGTCGCCCCAACGTAGCTAAGAGCTTCATCGACTTAGACCGATTGTTAGGATCATCGTTATCAGATTATGTTCGAGTTTATGCGGGTTGTCCTGTATTATTAACCCGGACAACCAGCGCATAA
- the psbM gene encoding photosystem II reaction center protein PsbM, which produces MQVNDLGFVASILFVLVPAVFLLILYIQTQSREGKQG; this is translated from the coding sequence ATGCAAGTTAATGATCTGGGTTTTGTAGCCAGCATTTTGTTTGTGCTAGTTCCGGCTGTTTTCCTGTTGATTCTGTATATCCAAACCCAAAGCCGCGAAGGAAAACAAGGTTAA